In Candidatus Chlorohelix allophototropha, one DNA window encodes the following:
- a CDS encoding response regulator, with protein sequence MISQTDDYFQESVITSYSPSTPITVLIVDDHQIVLEGLRSILSEDPGVSVVGEARDGAEAIAQALKYKPNVILMDIMMPGMNGIEATIRLKAQLPCTRVVMLTMYSADTNIIESVRAGAVGYVLKDASKELLCETIRNANAGHVLVKSEMLRHALTVMANVRGQALARGGEGLANYHLSERELDVLKLVTEGWTNRQIGTSLMISEETVKKHMQNIITKLGAQDRTNAAVKAIRSGLVN encoded by the coding sequence ATGATAAGTCAAACAGATGACTATTTTCAAGAATCTGTAATTACATCCTACTCCCCATCTACCCCAATCACTGTGCTAATTGTAGATGACCATCAAATAGTATTGGAAGGACTTCGATCAATTTTGAGCGAAGATCCTGGGGTTAGTGTAGTAGGTGAGGCACGAGATGGAGCTGAGGCTATTGCACAGGCATTAAAATATAAACCCAATGTAATATTGATGGATATAATGATGCCTGGTATGAACGGTATTGAGGCTACAATCCGCCTTAAAGCCCAATTACCCTGTACTAGGGTAGTAATGCTTACTATGTATAGTGCCGACACGAATATCATCGAATCGGTCAGGGCAGGGGCAGTAGGGTATGTATTAAAAGACGCTTCGAAGGAATTGCTCTGTGAAACGATTCGGAATGCTAATGCTGGTCATGTGCTGGTGAAAAGCGAAATGCTCCGCCATGCGCTTACGGTTATGGCAAATGTACGTGGGCAAGCGCTGGCACGCGGCGGTGAGGGTCTAGCAAATTATCATCTCAGCGAGCGAGAGTTGGATGTGTTAAAGCTGGTTACAGAGGGCTGGACTAATCGTCAGATTGGAACAAGTTTGATGATTTCAGAAGAGACAGTTAAAAAGCACATGCAGAATATTATTACCAAATTGGGGGCGCAAGATCGCACCAATGCAGCGGTCAAAGCAATCCGCTCAGGGCTGGTGAATTAA
- the gvpJ gene encoding gas vesicle protein GvpJ has protein sequence MDPQISSPFDFWLAEEVLGLPLVDENQPPDPKEEVTLLELLDKLLTKGVILSGDLTLSIAGVDLLYIGLRLMVSTAEKAVSVGAVRMKNGRIV, from the coding sequence ATGGATCCTCAAATATCATCCCCATTTGATTTTTGGTTGGCGGAGGAGGTTCTGGGGCTGCCTTTGGTGGACGAAAATCAACCACCTGATCCCAAAGAAGAAGTAACCTTACTGGAACTGCTCGATAAGCTCTTGACCAAAGGCGTAATATTAAGTGGTGACCTAACCTTATCTATTGCAGGTGTAGATTTACTTTACATCGGTTTGCGGTTAATGGTTTCTACTGCCGAAAAGGCGGTCAGCGTTGGGGCAGTACGTATGAAAAACGGTCGAATTGTATGA
- a CDS encoding sensor histidine kinase, which translates to MVIRNDRNKDRDNDADSGNQLDASEAVEFELNNFVSNGYDAVKVIQQLIRSHEREIRRVCYDIHDGVAQTLIPVLHYLQILENLPPERRDEYTNLILKARILVQQALGEARAVIEGLRLDDLGNLSLLDALQLELQRCKEEQGWAYEFEAEEPDIPRDHQEKIYSILKEGLNNIRKHAAAKRVELHMMFLEDGSFEIVLRDWGVGIDPKKIRRNGKGGLGLIAMQERAQEIGATLELSSMKNQGTTIRLNLPVDKSE; encoded by the coding sequence ATGGTAATCCGTAACGATAGAAACAAGGATCGTGACAATGACGCTGATTCTGGTAACCAGCTTGATGCATCAGAAGCAGTAGAATTTGAGTTGAATAATTTTGTCAGTAACGGATATGATGCAGTCAAAGTTATTCAACAACTTATTAGGTCTCACGAGCGTGAGATTCGCCGGGTATGCTATGATATTCATGATGGGGTTGCCCAAACCCTAATACCCGTACTCCACTACTTACAAATCCTCGAGAATCTCCCTCCAGAACGCCGTGATGAATATACGAATTTGATATTAAAGGCTCGTATACTAGTGCAACAGGCATTAGGCGAAGCCAGAGCCGTAATTGAAGGGTTACGCCTAGATGATTTAGGAAACCTGAGTCTCTTAGATGCTCTTCAACTTGAGCTACAACGTTGCAAGGAAGAGCAAGGTTGGGCATACGAATTTGAAGCCGAAGAACCTGATATTCCCCGTGATCATCAAGAAAAAATATATAGCATTCTAAAAGAAGGTTTAAATAACATTCGCAAGCATGCTGCTGCCAAACGGGTTGAATTGCATATGATGTTCCTTGAGGATGGTAGTTTCGAAATTGTATTGCGAGATTGGGGTGTCGGTATTGACCCAAAGAAAATCAGGAGGAATGGCAAAGGTGGTTTAGGACTGATAGCAATGCAAGAACGTGCTCAGGAAATTGGAGCAACACTTGAATTGAGCAGTATGAAGAACCAAGGCACAACAATACGCTTAAACCTTCCAGTAGATAAATCAGAATGA
- the gvpA gene encoding gas vesicle structural protein GvpA: MAVEKTNSSSSLVEVIDRILDKGIVIDAWARVSLVGIELLAIEARVVIASVETYLKYAEAIGLTQTVAAPAA, from the coding sequence ATGGCAGTCGAGAAAACCAATTCATCCAGCAGCCTCGTCGAAGTTATTGACCGCATTTTGGACAAAGGTATCGTAATTGATGCTTGGGCTCGTGTATCTTTGGTAGGTATTGAACTTTTAGCAATTGAAGCCCGTGTAGTTATTGCTTCGGTTGAGACTTATTTGAAGTATGCTGAGGCCATCGGTTTAACCCAAACCGTTGCTGCCCCCGCCGCCTAA
- the gvpN gene encoding gas vesicle protein GvpN, which yields MATNATVSINTPPPPVLNLRPRSGFANTPFIQELMERGMAYIKAGFAVHFCGPSGSGKTTLAMHLANLLGQPLMLLTGDDQFGTSDLVGGQFGYRRRKVVDNFVHNVLKTEEDMTQRWADSRLTIACREGYTLVYDEFTRSRPEANNVLLSVLEEKLMVLPVARAGNSYLKVHPNFAAIFTSNPEDYAGVHKTQDALRDRMITIYLDYFDKPTETLITSNRAGMDVERAERIVSLVRAFREQSTGELKPTVRAAIMIAKVVELQKFEVSAHDTHFLQVCFDVLGGGLLRSSGLHPLERLKHRQIIAQLAEEFC from the coding sequence ATGGCTACTAATGCGACTGTATCAATTAATACTCCGCCTCCGCCCGTACTAAATTTAAGACCCCGCAGCGGATTTGCAAATACTCCCTTTATCCAAGAATTAATGGAACGAGGCATGGCTTATATCAAAGCCGGATTTGCTGTTCATTTCTGTGGGCCAAGTGGCAGTGGTAAAACTACTCTGGCAATGCATCTAGCTAACCTGTTAGGGCAGCCTTTAATGCTTTTAACCGGCGATGATCAGTTTGGCACCTCCGACTTAGTGGGTGGACAATTTGGTTACAGACGCCGCAAAGTAGTGGATAATTTCGTACATAATGTGCTTAAGACCGAAGAAGATATGACCCAACGCTGGGCTGATAGCCGTCTGACGATTGCTTGCCGCGAAGGTTATACTTTGGTATATGATGAATTTACCCGTTCCCGCCCAGAAGCTAACAATGTTTTGCTTTCGGTTCTGGAAGAGAAATTAATGGTGCTACCGGTAGCACGTGCTGGCAATAGCTACTTAAAAGTACATCCCAATTTCGCTGCTATTTTTACCAGCAATCCAGAAGACTATGCCGGAGTTCATAAAACTCAGGACGCGCTACGCGACCGCATGATAACTATATATTTAGATTATTTTGACAAACCCACCGAAACGCTTATTACTTCAAATCGCGCCGGTATGGATGTTGAACGCGCCGAACGAATCGTTAGTCTGGTTCGAGCTTTTCGTGAACAAAGTACTGGAGAACTTAAACCCACCGTACGGGCTGCCATTATGATTGCAAAAGTGGTAGAATTACAGAAATTTGAAGTAAGTGCCCATGATACGCACTTCTTGCAAGTTTGCTTTGATGTATTGGGTGGCGGTTTGCTACGTAGCTCTGGTTTACATCCACTCGAAAGACTAAAACATCGCCAGATAATTGCGCAACTGGCTGAAGAATTTTGTTAG
- a CDS encoding GvpL/GvpF family gas vesicle protein translates to MTPASSFTTTDTARYVFGLMLGTACPKLVGFGDAPLEIVFEQDGISAVGCEVSLDEFGQDVVSERMEDMDWVGEIATIHFATCDKIFQESKNFLPFRLFTVFSSPQAVQDLLTARFKDFQSEFQRLEGKAEFGLKIWAKEEWLDTFALRNDKNLQTLYAQTNQSGGKSFFSAKKYELAMAEAKKKLAPQLGQRLAGTLKNVFSLSPEQMKTLSLPAVGVKGFLPLINLSLLLGRDRLEELKLMAERLDREALGGGLVEAIGPLPPYSFINLGEEAM, encoded by the coding sequence ATGACACCGGCCAGTTCATTCACAACAACTGATACAGCCCGTTATGTGTTCGGACTAATGCTCGGTACCGCATGCCCCAAATTGGTTGGGTTTGGGGATGCCCCTCTAGAAATAGTTTTTGAGCAAGATGGTATAAGCGCAGTTGGTTGTGAAGTTAGCTTGGATGAATTTGGACAGGATGTGGTTTCCGAGCGTATGGAGGATATGGATTGGGTTGGCGAAATTGCGACAATCCACTTTGCCACATGCGATAAGATTTTCCAAGAGTCCAAAAATTTCTTGCCCTTCCGCCTGTTCACCGTTTTTTCTTCACCACAAGCTGTACAAGATTTATTGACGGCTCGCTTCAAGGATTTCCAGTCAGAATTCCAACGATTAGAAGGTAAAGCAGAATTTGGTTTAAAAATCTGGGCCAAAGAAGAATGGCTGGATACTTTTGCCCTTCGTAATGACAAGAATTTGCAAACTCTCTACGCCCAAACTAACCAGAGTGGCGGAAAAAGCTTTTTCTCTGCCAAGAAATATGAATTGGCTATGGCAGAAGCAAAGAAGAAATTGGCTCCACAACTGGGGCAACGCCTAGCAGGCACTTTGAAGAATGTTTTTAGTTTAAGCCCAGAACAGATGAAAACTCTTTCTTTACCTGCTGTAGGTGTAAAAGGTTTCCTGCCTTTGATTAATTTATCCTTGTTGCTTGGTCGTGATCGTCTCGAAGAATTAAAGCTGATGGCAGAACGACTCGATCGGGAAGCGCTGGGAGGCGGTCTGGTGGAGGCGATTGGTCCTTTGCCCCCCTACTCCTTTATCAATCTGGGCGAAGAGGCTATGTAA
- a CDS encoding TetR/AcrR family transcriptional regulator: MPKLGVEEERKEKIMMAARLCFARKGYDLTTIEDIITESGISKGGIYYWFNNKHEIFLTLLELWVEDVTAHFQKVSEAPADFFQRLEALTRIAGELVKQEEELARRYNFDVMGRLFVQFLHQAMVDPTVQVQLEKMYSFLDSLHARLIREAIDVGQIRAVDAESVALLITAVYDGVNIRAMADRRALDRRRLNRVFLELFKAYLGNEAGDVKGGLSAGY; this comes from the coding sequence ATGCCCAAACTCGGTGTAGAGGAAGAACGCAAAGAAAAAATAATGATGGCAGCGCGGCTTTGTTTTGCCCGCAAAGGCTATGACCTGACCACCATCGAGGATATAATTACCGAGAGCGGTATCAGTAAGGGTGGCATTTACTACTGGTTTAATAACAAGCATGAAATATTTTTGACCCTGTTGGAATTGTGGGTTGAAGATGTTACAGCCCATTTCCAGAAGGTTAGTGAAGCCCCCGCCGATTTTTTCCAGCGCCTTGAAGCCCTAACCCGTATCGCTGGAGAACTGGTAAAACAAGAAGAAGAATTGGCTCGCCGTTACAATTTTGATGTAATGGGGCGGCTTTTCGTTCAATTCTTGCATCAGGCGATGGTTGACCCGACCGTACAGGTGCAACTTGAGAAAATGTACTCTTTTCTGGATAGTTTGCATGCTAGACTAATCCGGGAAGCAATTGATGTTGGGCAAATCCGGGCGGTTGATGCCGAATCAGTCGCTCTTTTGATAACAGCCGTTTATGATGGGGTCAATATCAGGGCAATGGCTGATCGTCGTGCCCTTGATCGTCGTCGTCTTAATCGGGTATTTCTGGAACTTTTCAAAGCCTATCTGGGCAATGAAGCAGGTGATGTGAAAGGAGGTTTGAGCGCAGGGTATTAA
- a CDS encoding phytoene desaturase family protein, producing the protein MTNQFDVILVGAGHNGLAAACYLAKAGYKVLALERRNIVGGAVVTESDIFPGFKLDTCSSFHVVIHGTPVVSELELEKFGLEYIDVDPWAFAPFPNGNYIIFYRDVDRTAETIARFSPHDAEAYRKFMRRWMKFNETIMEVFCTPPRISQVAKKIIPREIKHRGEFTRMGINPFMLRDILSPYGKVIERTFESPEVRGALAWLGAQSGPGPKEMASGELMAMQQSLYHMLGVRRPRGGSGMLTQAMARCLEHYGGEVQTCAEVKQLLVEQGIIKGVELDNGERFYAPVVVSNAHVQTTLLDLLPQGTLNSKFQNKVEKIKVSDGFGMTLRCTVNNLPNYNALPSVMVDGKVQAGEQHRGMQLLCPSIEYLQRTYDEAEKGLPPSKPAVIAMTPSVIDDTLAPKGNHAFYIWAQTHPYRLSNGEHWEDIREREAEKCLEVVEEYAPGFRKEVEGIYIKTPVDLERINGLLKGNLMHVDMSLKQMFFWRPFSQLANYRTPIKGLYLTGASTHPGGGVSAASGYNAAQVMLTDLHR; encoded by the coding sequence ATGACAAATCAATTTGATGTAATTCTAGTCGGGGCAGGGCACAACGGGTTGGCGGCAGCTTGCTACTTGGCTAAAGCCGGGTACAAGGTATTAGCATTGGAAAGGCGTAATATTGTGGGTGGAGCAGTAGTCACCGAAAGCGATATTTTTCCCGGTTTCAAGCTCGATACTTGTAGCAGTTTTCACGTAGTTATTCACGGGACACCTGTCGTAAGCGAACTTGAACTTGAGAAATTCGGGCTTGAATATATAGATGTTGACCCTTGGGCTTTTGCACCTTTTCCGAACGGAAACTATATAATTTTTTATCGCGATGTTGACCGCACCGCCGAAACCATCGCCCGTTTTTCACCACACGATGCCGAAGCCTATCGCAAATTTATGCGGCGTTGGATGAAATTCAACGAAACTATAATGGAAGTCTTTTGCACCCCCCCACGAATCTCCCAAGTAGCAAAAAAGATAATACCGCGCGAAATAAAACATCGGGGCGAATTCACCAGAATGGGTATTAATCCTTTTATGTTGCGCGACATCCTCAGTCCCTACGGCAAAGTTATTGAGCGCACCTTCGAGTCGCCGGAAGTGCGAGGGGCTTTAGCTTGGCTAGGCGCACAAAGTGGTCCCGGTCCGAAAGAAATGGCAAGCGGCGAGCTAATGGCAATGCAACAAAGCCTGTATCATATGCTGGGAGTACGTCGCCCACGCGGTGGCAGCGGCATGCTCACTCAAGCTATGGCGCGCTGCCTCGAACATTACGGCGGCGAGGTACAGACTTGCGCCGAAGTAAAGCAACTACTTGTAGAGCAAGGAATAATCAAGGGGGTTGAACTTGATAATGGAGAGCGGTTTTACGCCCCGGTAGTAGTTTCCAACGCGCATGTACAAACTACCTTGCTGGATTTATTACCACAAGGCACGCTCAATTCCAAATTTCAGAATAAGGTTGAAAAAATCAAGGTGTCAGACGGTTTTGGCATGACGCTGCGGTGCACCGTCAACAACCTACCCAATTATAATGCATTGCCAAGCGTGATGGTAGATGGAAAAGTGCAAGCGGGAGAACAGCACCGAGGAATGCAACTGTTATGCCCCTCAATCGAATATTTGCAGCGTACCTACGACGAGGCTGAAAAAGGTTTGCCGCCTAGTAAGCCTGCCGTAATTGCCATGACTCCTAGCGTGATAGATGATACATTGGCACCAAAGGGCAACCATGCCTTTTATATTTGGGCGCAAACTCACCCCTACCGATTGTCAAATGGCGAGCATTGGGAAGATATACGCGAGAGAGAAGCCGAGAAATGTCTGGAGGTAGTTGAAGAATATGCCCCCGGCTTCCGAAAAGAAGTAGAGGGAATTTATATCAAAACTCCGGTTGATCTTGAGCGAATCAACGGGCTGTTGAAGGGTAATCTGATGCATGTTGATATGTCGCTCAAGCAAATGTTTTTCTGGAGACCATTCTCCCAGCTTGCCAATTATCGCACTCCGATAAAAGGTCTTTATCTAACCGGAGCAAGCACGCATCCGGGGGGTGGAGTTAGCGCCGCTTCCGGTTATAACGCCGCACAAGTAATGCTGACAGACCTGCACCGCTAA
- a CDS encoding gas vesicle protein GvpG, producing MGLITGIASSPYKGVMFVLEQIRKSVDRELYDETVWQQKLLDLQMRYDLGEVDQAGYEAQEQQIMEQLDLINSLWFGETDEEEEEDEEYDTGQFIHNN from the coding sequence ATGGGACTCATAACCGGAATTGCAAGTAGCCCCTACAAAGGAGTAATGTTTGTACTTGAGCAGATAAGAAAGTCGGTAGATCGCGAACTCTACGATGAGACTGTCTGGCAGCAAAAACTTCTTGATCTCCAGATGCGCTATGATTTGGGTGAAGTAGATCAAGCCGGCTATGAGGCTCAAGAGCAACAGATTATGGAACAACTGGACCTTATTAACTCTCTTTGGTTCGGTGAAACCGACGAAGAAGAGGAAGAGGACGAAGAATATGACACCGGCCAGTTCATTCACAACAACTGA
- a CDS encoding GvpL/GvpF family gas vesicle protein, with protein sequence MSDEGVKKTKSGYKGRYLYCFTLSDNAIPELEIAGVPVPNSQGVTRVYSIIVGRVAAVTSDSPITRYSINRTNLLSHEKVVEHVMNTVKGPVLPVKFGTVANSEKELVETLLTNRETELAELLESFKQHVEVGIKALWQRERIFAELAALPEIQSIRARLGESQQDKIELGQTVERALNDLRERDAQLILARLEPLAREVKLNAITLDMLVLNASFLVDNEKETAFDEAVNALDDELGGRLTLKYAGPLPPYNFVHFNLGL encoded by the coding sequence GTGTCTGACGAAGGGGTAAAAAAAACAAAATCGGGCTATAAAGGTCGCTATCTCTATTGCTTTACCTTGTCCGATAACGCTATTCCTGAGTTAGAAATAGCCGGTGTACCTGTTCCTAACTCGCAAGGTGTCACCAGAGTGTATTCGATTATAGTCGGGCGTGTAGCAGCCGTAACAAGTGATTCTCCCATCACCCGCTATAGTATAAATCGTACCAACTTGCTTTCTCACGAAAAAGTGGTTGAGCATGTAATGAATACGGTTAAGGGTCCCGTTCTGCCGGTTAAATTTGGGACAGTTGCCAATTCTGAAAAGGAATTGGTCGAGACGTTGCTAACTAATCGCGAAACAGAACTGGCTGAGCTTCTTGAAAGTTTTAAGCAGCATGTTGAGGTTGGTATAAAAGCGCTCTGGCAACGTGAGCGTATTTTCGCCGAACTTGCTGCTTTGCCAGAAATTCAAAGTATTAGAGCGCGGCTTGGCGAATCGCAACAGGATAAAATTGAGCTAGGACAAACGGTTGAACGTGCGCTGAATGATTTGCGAGAAAGAGACGCTCAACTGATTCTAGCGCGTTTGGAACCGTTGGCTAGAGAGGTAAAACTCAATGCAATTACGCTTGATATGCTGGTGTTGAATGCCTCTTTCCTAGTAGATAACGAAAAAGAAACTGCCTTTGATGAGGCTGTAAATGCTCTGGATGACGAACTGGGAGGAAGGTTGACTCTCAAGTACGCAGGCCCACTTCCGCCGTATAATTTTGTACATTTTAATCTTGGACTATAG
- a CDS encoding CaiB/BaiF CoA transferase family protein, whose translation MPKALEGVKILDLSRILAGPYCTQILGDLGAEIIKVEQPGLGDGSRAWGPPFAGGEAAYYLCVNRNKRSITLNLKKEKGRDLLRKLVKEADVLVENFKFGDMASMGLDYESLNKLNPSLIYCTISGYGSVGPYKERPGYDFVLQAETGIMSITGEAEGDPMKVGVALVDITTGLYAANAILAALFARERSPEKRGQKVEVSLYECALAWLANIASSYLVTDKLPLRYGNAHATVVPYQPFHTADTSIAVGIGTDNQFAKFCKLAGCSELAEDPRFKENQNRVRNREMLVPLLQAIFLNRPTAEWLKLMIATDIPAGAINTLDRVFSDPHTLALEIVKEIEHPTAGILKVVGSPIHMSETPPTIKYAPPLLGQHTAQILAELGYSPLQMEELKNEGIL comes from the coding sequence ATGCCAAAAGCCCTTGAAGGTGTAAAAATTCTCGATTTGAGCCGGATTCTGGCGGGTCCTTACTGTACCCAGATTCTAGGCGATTTGGGTGCAGAGATTATTAAGGTAGAGCAACCCGGTTTGGGCGATGGTAGCCGTGCTTGGGGACCTCCCTTTGCTGGAGGTGAAGCGGCTTATTATCTGTGTGTCAACCGCAATAAGCGCAGCATTACCTTGAATCTGAAAAAAGAAAAAGGGCGCGACTTACTACGTAAGCTCGTCAAGGAAGCCGATGTACTGGTCGAGAATTTTAAATTCGGTGATATGGCAAGCATGGGGCTTGATTATGAGAGTCTTAACAAGCTAAACCCTTCGCTTATTTATTGCACTATTAGTGGCTATGGTTCGGTTGGTCCTTATAAAGAACGACCGGGTTATGATTTTGTTTTGCAAGCTGAAACCGGCATTATGAGCATCACCGGCGAAGCCGAAGGCGATCCGATGAAAGTGGGCGTAGCTTTAGTTGACATAACTACAGGGTTATACGCAGCTAACGCCATTCTGGCGGCGCTTTTCGCCCGCGAACGTTCTCCAGAAAAGCGCGGTCAAAAGGTCGAGGTGTCACTGTATGAGTGTGCGCTGGCATGGCTGGCAAATATCGCCAGCAGCTATCTTGTGACTGATAAGCTACCACTCCGCTATGGAAACGCTCATGCTACGGTTGTGCCCTACCAACCTTTCCACACCGCTGATACAAGCATTGCGGTGGGAATCGGCACGGATAATCAGTTTGCCAAGTTTTGCAAGTTGGCAGGCTGTTCTGAATTAGCAGAAGACCCGCGCTTTAAAGAAAACCAGAACCGGGTGCGAAACCGAGAGATGCTGGTTCCCTTGTTGCAAGCAATTTTCCTGAATCGTCCCACTGCCGAATGGCTCAAACTGATGATTGCAACTGATATTCCGGCAGGTGCAATAAATACCCTCGACCGAGTTTTTAGCGATCCGCATACCCTTGCACTTGAAATCGTCAAGGAAATTGAGCACCCCACTGCCGGAATCTTAAAAGTGGTGGGGTCGCCTATTCACATGAGCGAAACTCCGCCTACAATAAAGTATGCGCCACCGTTGCTAGGGCAACATACCGCGCAAATTTTAGCGGAACTGGGCTATTCCCCGCTCCAGATGGAAGAGTTAAAAAACGAAGGGATTTTATAG